ATCGTTGACCACAAACTGAACAGGCAAAcggtttttctccagtgtgcgtccgtgtgtgtCGTGTTAAACTTTCCTTTAAAGAGAAGCTTTTACTACAAAATAAACAGGCAAAAGAATTCTTCTCACTGTGTATTCTTGAGTGTGTTCTTAAGTTACCCCgaagagagaatctttggccacaaactgaacaggcaaacggtttctctccagtgtgggttcttgtatgCCTTATTAAGCTTTCCTTTAAAGAGAAACCcttaccacaaactgagcaggcaaaagaattctccccagtgtgtgttctcatgtgtGTTCCTAAGTTGCCCCTttgagagaatctttgaccacaaactgagcaggcaaaaggtttttctccagtgtgtgttcgtgtgtgcctGATTAAACTTTCTTTTAAAAGGAAGCCCTTGCCACAAACTGAACATACAAAAGAACGCTCCccactgtgtgtttttgtgtgttgaatTAATCCTGAGCGAGCACTGAAAGCTAAATTGCAGACTGAGCAGACAAAAGGCTTCTCCCTGgtgtgtgttctcatgtgtATTTCCAATGAGGACTTATTGGAAAACCTTTTGTCACATTGAGAACATTCCAAGGGTTTGCTGTCAAAGTGGCATTTCATATTGTCTTCAGACAGTTCATCACCATCAGGTGTTTGTGGCAATATGTCGTCACTGTCTGATAGTGGCGCGAAGAGGCTGTGTGCTTGTATTTCTCCAAAGTGATATCCTTCATTTTCTGTTGTCCGGTATTGACTTGAGCAACTGCTTGAAGGATTAAACTCTCTGCTCCCCTCACTTTgaccttcatcttcatcttcttcgCTCTTTGAAGGTGCAAAAATGAATGGCAACTTCGTGAAGGACTCCACCTCTACCTCCACCATTTCCTCTTTAATGTACAGAGGCTCTGGCTCCTCATCCTCTTTAACTTGGAGAGGGTCTATCTTCTCTTTTTCCTTACTGTAAAGGGATTCACAGTCCTGTTGTTCAGGAGGATGATATTTTTCACTGATGTCTGCAGGACAcaagaagacaaagaaagaCACATGGTGTAGTTATGTCAAATCTCTTTTAAATCTATCATATATCCCCttttaaatattgaaataaattatTCTGACTTAACTAGCTCCTGCCAGGCGGAGAGCATGTGCactaaaagtacatttaaaactCAAACTGAGCTTTCAAATATCTTTACAGTGAAGTATTCGACTAATTATTCCatcaattaatttaataatattaaataaatgtgaaatatttttcttctactttcttcctttcataacggtTGCTGTAATTTGGGAATTTCTTCATTGTGAGAcgtataaaggttttcttattcttattcttactattcttatttattcttatttattcattcatgaatgaataaataagaatagtaagaataagaataagaaaacctttatacgtctcacaatgaagaaattcccaatttacagcaaccgttatgaaaggaagaaagtagaagaaaaatatttcacatttttaaatgatgccGAATTATGCATAATGAAAGACAGACATGGCTTTATTGTATTTTCTCTCCATAACTAAACTACTTATTGCAACGTGTGCATTGAAGTGTCAATAGATGTTGCGTAAAACATGTAAAACAAAGCAATAATATCAAATGACTTTGGAACATGTATAACTTGTAAAAGAATGGATAACAACTGAAATTGTGAACGCcggtttcattttcacaaaggAACAGAGTACACATACCTGTTTCAATTGTAAAACGCCGTCAGAAATGATTCTCAACATCCAAGCAAAGCACGGATACCTGAAAATCTACTTAAGTGTTTTAGTACTACCGCAAATCttgcttttgctttgtttgtttatttacttgATGCTACAAAATTGACCGGACCCGGTGGTCCCTGGCGGAGCCAGGCGACGCTCAACCACCATCCAACTGACATGCttgattattgccacagtgacATACGGATTTGTGACTGGTATATGTGACTCAATTCCACCTGTGGTAACCTAATCAAAAAACAAGCGAGAATACAAAGTGAACAAACCTGCTCTGTGTaacacattttgaggcttgttgAAAAAGCCGTCCAGGAGTTGACGTTGTGGCTCAGGTTCTTCTTTTGCCCAACAAAGTTCCTCCACGGACTCTTCTTTTACagcttttgcacacattttcagaCAGTAATCTGAACACTTTACACTCACACTTAATTTGTTCTTGGCGACGTGTTACTATTAAATGTTTCTCTTTGTGAGTGACTAGCAAACATAGCTAAATTAAGGTAGGCTACGACGTCTTATGCAACGTGCATCGAGACTAGTTTAgccgaaaacaaaacatttaattgAATATATTTTATTCCGGTAA
This Hippocampus zosterae strain Florida chromosome 4, ASM2543408v3, whole genome shotgun sequence DNA region includes the following protein-coding sequences:
- the LOC127599303 gene encoding gastrula zinc finger protein XlCGF57.1-like isoform X1; this translates as MCAKAVKEESVEELCWAKEEPEPQRQLLDGFFNKPQNVLHRADISEKYHPPEQQDCESLYSKEKEKIDPLQVKEDEEPEPLYIKEEMVEVEVESFTKLPFIFAPSKSEEDEDEGQSEGSREFNPSSSCSSQYRTTENEGYHFGEIQAHSLFAPLSDSDDILPQTPDGDELSEDNMKCHFDSKPLECSQCDKRFSNKSSLEIHMRTHTREKPFVCSVCNLAFSARSGLIQHTKTHSGERSFVCSVCGKGFLLKESLIRHTRTHTGEKPFACSVCGQRFSQRGNLGTHMRTHTGENSFACSVCGKGFSLKESLIRHTRTHTGEKPFACSVCGQRFSLRGNLRTHSRIHSEKNSFACLFCSKSFSLKESLTRHTRTHTGEKPFACSVCGQRFSQRGNLGTHTKTHTEENRFVCSVCGKRFSLKESLTRHTRTHTGEKPFACSFCGQKFAQRGNLRTHTKTHTEDNCFVCSVCGKGFSLKESLTRHTRTHTGEKPFACSFCGKKFAQRGNLGTHVKKTHWRETIPLPCTC
- the LOC127599303 gene encoding zinc finger protein 79-like isoform X2 — encoded protein: MCAKAVKEESVEELCWAKEEPEPQRQLLDGFFNKPQNVLHRADISEKYHPPEQQDCESLYSKEKEKIDPLQVKEDEEPEPLYIKEEMVEVEVESFTKLPFIFAPSKSEEDEDEGQSEGSREFNPSSSCSSQYRTTENEGYHFGEIQAHSLFAPLSDSDDILPQTPDGDELSEDNMKCHFDSKPLECSQCDKRFSNKSSLEIHMRTHTREKPFVCSVCNLAFSARSGLIQHTKTHSGERSFVCSVCGKGFLLKESLIRHTRTHTGEKPFACSVCGQRFSQRGNLGTHMRTHTGENSFACSVCGKGFSLKESLTRHTRTHTGEKPFACSFCGKKFAQRGNLGTHVKKTHWRETIPLPCTC